A genomic region of Psychrobacter sp. M13 contains the following coding sequences:
- the gspM gene encoding type II secretion system protein GspM: MSILKRRNNNASASSATARTSGYQDLLWSRWQALSARDQLALSVLLVFLLLFIGGFGGYTLYQSAKDSKTEYQQQVTDYFWLRSQAGNIDSSAINNNNNEGTAQPAASRVSALLNGSGINDAQVVAAGESVQLSFANSSQSVVSNALGQLEQQGWQFDQLTMQQDIATKQIQVQATIIN, from the coding sequence GCGTCGCAACAATAATGCATCTGCAAGCTCTGCAACTGCTCGTACCAGTGGCTATCAAGATTTGCTATGGTCACGCTGGCAAGCCCTGTCCGCGCGCGATCAGCTGGCTCTGAGTGTCTTATTAGTATTTTTACTATTATTCATTGGTGGGTTTGGTGGCTATACACTGTATCAATCCGCCAAAGACAGCAAAACTGAGTACCAGCAGCAAGTCACCGACTATTTTTGGTTACGCTCGCAAGCGGGTAATATCGATAGCAGTGCGATCAATAATAACAATAATGAGGGTACAGCGCAGCCTGCGGCTAGTCGAGTTAGTGCTCTACTCAATGGGTCAGGTATCAATGATGCGCAAGTCGTCGCGGCTGGCGAGTCAGTGCAATTAAGTTTTGCCAATAGTAGTCAAAGCGTGGTCAGTAATGCGCTCGGTCAGCTTGAGCAGCAAGGCTGGCAGTTTGATCAATTGACGATGCAACAAGATATAGCGACTAAACAGATCCAAGTACAAGCTACTATTATTAACTAA